One part of the Actinotignum schaalii genome encodes these proteins:
- the alr gene encoding alanine racemase, whose protein sequence is MFSLDPAVFTSRATISLGALEQNLTRVRAHLTGQKIMAVIKGDAYGHGLLPAARAFARAGADYLGVAQLAEALVLVREWGEQPTEGEALAGHPALPPVFSWIYTPDSDLAPALKAGIELSVGDTWMIEAVARAAEATGHTARVHLSVDSGMTREGFNLEDIPPAAQLLATHQQAGRLHVVGIWSHLACADDPDSDATTSQIAAFDEARRLATCAGLTPRLAHLAASSGVLWHPGARYDMVRPGIILYGLSPEPRRTLASDLGLRPAMRLESELLTTRQLSHRAGVSYGHTAVVEDGAVLGVVPLGYADGVPRALSNKGYVTVGEGPAAQRAPMTGRVCMDQFVVRLDGPLPAGTPVVLFGDPARGEVSAAQWALASGTISYEIITRVAARVPRVYVK, encoded by the coding sequence ATGTTTAGCCTTGATCCCGCAGTTTTCACCTCCCGAGCTACCATCAGCCTGGGTGCGCTCGAACAGAACCTCACCCGGGTACGGGCCCATCTCACGGGCCAGAAAATCATGGCGGTTATCAAAGGTGATGCCTACGGCCACGGGTTGCTTCCCGCCGCGCGCGCATTCGCGCGCGCGGGAGCGGACTACCTGGGGGTTGCCCAACTTGCCGAAGCACTCGTGCTGGTCCGGGAATGGGGGGAGCAGCCTACCGAAGGTGAAGCGCTGGCTGGCCACCCGGCTCTGCCCCCGGTGTTCTCCTGGATCTACACCCCCGATAGTGACCTCGCCCCGGCACTGAAAGCCGGGATTGAACTCTCGGTGGGGGACACCTGGATGATTGAGGCGGTAGCGCGGGCCGCGGAAGCTACCGGCCACACCGCCCGGGTCCACCTGAGCGTGGATAGCGGCATGACCCGCGAGGGCTTCAACCTGGAAGATATCCCCCCGGCCGCACAACTGCTCGCCACACACCAACAGGCTGGGCGCCTCCACGTGGTCGGCATCTGGAGCCACCTGGCCTGCGCGGATGACCCGGATAGTGATGCCACCACCAGCCAAATCGCCGCTTTCGACGAAGCCCGCCGCCTCGCCACCTGCGCTGGCCTCACCCCGCGTCTGGCCCACCTGGCCGCCTCCAGCGGGGTGCTCTGGCACCCGGGGGCCCGCTACGATATGGTGCGCCCCGGCATTATCCTCTACGGGCTCAGCCCCGAACCGCGCCGCACCCTCGCCTCCGACCTGGGCCTGCGCCCCGCCATGCGACTGGAATCCGAACTCCTCACCACCCGCCAACTTTCCCACCGCGCCGGCGTTTCTTACGGGCACACGGCCGTTGTTGAGGACGGGGCCGTGCTCGGCGTCGTACCGCTCGGATATGCCGATGGGGTTCCGCGGGCGCTGTCCAATAAGGGCTATGTGACGGTCGGGGAGGGGCCGGCCGCCCAGCGCGCGCCCATGACCGGGCGGGTGTGCATGGACCAGTTTGTGGTGCGCCTGGACGGGCCGCTGCCGGCCGGCACCCCCGTGGTGCTCTTCGGCGACCCGGCCCGCGGGGAAGTGAGCGCCGCGCAATGGGCGCTGGCCAGCGGCACGATTTCTTATGAGATTATTACCCGCGTGGCGGCCCGGGTCCCGCGCGTGTACGTGAAGTAG